The proteins below come from a single Erythrobacter sp. SG61-1L genomic window:
- a CDS encoding Crp/Fnr family transcriptional regulator, with translation MVENWIIRNLAPNCRDFLADRTMVKPIHSGEVLFECGAPIQSVIFPLDGLVSLRSVLKDGRMIENVAVGRDSMIGGLSVLGQKRSGGTALAAISGRAAWLSLGDFQAAMEMDPSFRPAVFSCVSQLTRRLMQNVVCAAAHSATQRIASWLLHADDRMTERSFDITQRMLADIFSLRPATVSDSCNKLLSAGAIHYSRGKLSVMDRGLLEAQACECYEAVRAQEPQECVHHVHAQSA, from the coding sequence ATGGTTGAGAACTGGATAATCCGGAATCTGGCCCCGAACTGCCGGGATTTTCTCGCAGACCGCACCATGGTGAAGCCGATTCACTCTGGTGAAGTGCTTTTCGAATGCGGGGCGCCGATTCAAAGCGTCATCTTCCCGCTGGACGGGCTGGTTTCCTTGCGCAGCGTGCTCAAGGACGGCCGGATGATCGAAAATGTCGCGGTCGGGCGTGATTCCATGATTGGTGGCCTGTCCGTCCTTGGCCAGAAGCGGTCGGGCGGCACGGCTCTGGCTGCCATTTCAGGCAGGGCCGCGTGGCTGTCGCTCGGTGATTTTCAGGCCGCTATGGAAATGGACCCGTCGTTCCGTCCGGCGGTTTTCAGCTGCGTATCCCAGCTCACGCGGCGCCTGATGCAGAATGTGGTCTGCGCCGCAGCGCATTCCGCCACTCAGCGGATCGCCAGCTGGCTGCTCCACGCGGATGACCGGATGACGGAACGCAGCTTCGACATCACTCAACGCATGCTGGCAGACATTTTCAGCCTGCGGCCGGCCACGGTCAGCGATTCCTGCAACAAACTGCTTTCGGCAGGCGCGATCCATTATTCGCGCGGCAAATTGTCCGTGATGGATCGCGGACTGCTCGAAGCCCAAGCCTGCGAATGTTACGAAGCCGTCCGGGCACAGGAACCGCAAGAATGCGTGCATCACGTTCACGCCCAGAGCGCCTGA
- a CDS encoding TetR family transcriptional regulator, translating to MAPNAGDSSFIGRDTATNDTQSRLIRTLCKLWSQHSQAEISVRMVAREADASVSAIDYHFGSLEQLFTHAQSVALQRASDWMEGVFNELRDYPLADLPLATHASLMAALIEQWTGEQRPLALAWREAHAAALTQPNQLEPHAKWTALWRGFWERMCGEFHFAGSPELLWLFFDGEASQHLIRWHSLLDRALLDETALALFQFIEQPCVTCSSVRVAYQDLAERDYRRVFGAKEEFTAIDDAAAALLSESGLASLTFRSVASRAGTTLGAVSYHFGSKSKMLRLALQRIYEGSSSRPTISQIHAMPTDPMDARQAVIRGVIGGREPLLRALDEIILNLSRGESDKALGGVIRAFRDPVGVGVLGKLLAAPELVTPALVAVLSSAIRGFGHCSAGMAHDEATALGQKAFEMFVIAARSPS from the coding sequence ATGGCACCTAATGCCGGGGATTCTTCTTTTATTGGACGAGACACTGCCACCAACGATACTCAAAGCCGCTTAATACGCACACTCTGCAAACTCTGGAGCCAGCACAGCCAGGCAGAGATTTCCGTGCGCATGGTTGCTCGGGAAGCCGATGCTTCGGTTTCTGCGATCGATTATCATTTTGGCAGTCTGGAACAATTGTTCACTCATGCGCAAAGCGTCGCGCTGCAGCGCGCCAGCGACTGGATGGAAGGCGTTTTCAACGAATTGCGCGACTATCCGCTGGCAGATTTGCCGTTGGCGACCCATGCATCGCTTATGGCTGCGCTGATCGAACAGTGGACCGGCGAGCAGCGGCCGCTGGCGCTGGCGTGGCGCGAAGCCCATGCCGCCGCGCTGACCCAGCCGAACCAGCTTGAGCCACATGCGAAATGGACAGCCTTGTGGCGCGGCTTCTGGGAAAGGATGTGTGGCGAGTTCCACTTCGCCGGCAGTCCCGAACTTCTCTGGCTGTTCTTCGATGGAGAGGCCAGCCAGCATCTCATCCGCTGGCACAGCCTGCTGGATCGTGCATTGCTGGATGAGACAGCGCTGGCTTTGTTCCAGTTCATCGAGCAGCCCTGCGTTACGTGCTCGTCAGTGAGGGTCGCCTATCAGGATCTGGCTGAGCGCGACTATCGGCGCGTCTTCGGCGCGAAGGAGGAGTTTACCGCAATTGACGATGCGGCAGCCGCCCTCCTTTCCGAAAGCGGCCTTGCCTCGCTTACGTTTCGGTCGGTCGCCAGCCGCGCCGGGACAACACTTGGCGCGGTGTCGTATCATTTCGGCTCGAAGTCCAAGATGCTGCGCCTGGCACTCCAGCGCATCTATGAGGGCAGTTCGAGCCGGCCGACCATAAGCCAGATCCACGCCATGCCAACCGATCCCATGGATGCCAGGCAAGCCGTGATCCGCGGAGTAATCGGCGGCAGGGAACCCCTGTTGAGAGCGCTCGACGAGATCATCCTCAACCTCAGCCGTGGCGAGAGTGACAAGGCGCTGGGCGGTGTGATCCGTGCATTTCGCGATCCGGTGGGAGTCGGCGTTCTCGGCAAACTGCTGGCCGCGCCCGAACTGGTTACGCCAGCACTCGTTGCCGTCCTTTCATCCGCAATCCGTGGCTTCGGACATTGCAGTGCGGGGATGGCTCATGATGAAGCCACGGCGCTTGGCCAGAAGGCGTTCGAAATGTTCGTTATTGCAGCGCGCAGTCCTTCATGA
- a CDS encoding TonB-dependent receptor, with protein MRIAPGMLVANCGRLLASCASVALIAVMAQPAMAQDEDGKEEVSPADAIIVTGSRIQRKDFESNSPTVTVDESLLQNSATAALEVNLNKLPQFVPAQTPTAGGDIQPTATNTPGAATISLRGIGANRNLVLLDGRRSTPSNASGVVDISTIPSAAIERVEVISGGASATYGADAIAGVTNFILKKNVQGLELDGQVGLTQEGDGLEYQLSGIMGADFDDGRGNVSIAMSMNTREASYQRDRSWYRDLWADTSVSGTQFFIESPGIYFGYANLPTAVSSMFPNSSLPAGGYTAYTNTDGSAFVNGSWYNGGVYTPYFEGFNGDVDGYEYKVTEAGTMGQNNTSSYLILPLTRYNFFARGNYEINDWIGVFAQGLFSHVSTYTRQEPGPVTSGWSVAIDPTTLDADQLPADMWELLNSRPDPDAPFELRTMMPEDREGFTDVMTYNMLAGLEGSIPGTDWTWEAFVNHGVSVTSSRQTGIYSLERLRTVLNSGNFGEGFSATGNSKDGGFGASTATCTSGLNFFIQPEGGFSQDCLDAIKADLKNRSSMRQTIVEANLQGKLLDLPAGELRAALGASYREQEYEFINDTLTSQGTSFQDQALGIYPSADSYGYYDAKEVYGELLVPVLADQPFAKSLSLEIGGRISDYSTTGTSYTYKVLGDWEVNDWMRIRGGYNRAERSPNIGELYLASQETFGVNYAGDPCSLANPLSWSANPANTNGNAVRAVCEQLMDRSGDSTAKTQYYAGTQSNSTFGYAWPTLVGNADLTTEKSDTWTAGVVFNSPFETPALSRLRLSVDWYDIYVKDAIAPLTVAAALQQCLDPNYNPLVLTDASAAADTAFCQNIQRNQTGQQGTVYTTYTNNGRFRVQGIDTQLDWGMDVGPGTLSANVVFSYLLKYKSAALPTLPMVDYVGTFGTTENGLNSGAYRYRMLTSLNYSVGKVQLGLQWQHLPSVEDSSEATIATTTVGAPAYDIFHLNGSYAVADNFTIRFGVENLFNRAPPLTNYNPANTSAATNGLLQGGSYTSTYYDTNGRRFFLGANVKF; from the coding sequence ATGCGAATTGCTCCAGGCATGCTTGTCGCCAATTGCGGCAGGCTCCTCGCGTCGTGCGCGTCTGTCGCGCTGATTGCCGTGATGGCTCAGCCTGCCATGGCTCAGGACGAGGATGGGAAAGAAGAAGTCTCGCCCGCCGATGCCATCATCGTCACCGGCTCGCGCATCCAGCGCAAGGATTTCGAATCCAACAGCCCCACTGTGACCGTAGATGAGAGCTTGCTGCAGAACTCTGCCACCGCTGCGCTCGAAGTGAACCTCAACAAACTGCCGCAGTTCGTTCCGGCACAGACGCCGACAGCGGGTGGCGACATTCAGCCGACTGCGACCAACACGCCCGGCGCGGCCACGATCTCGCTGCGCGGCATCGGCGCCAACCGCAACCTCGTGCTGCTTGATGGCCGCCGGTCCACGCCGAGCAATGCCTCGGGCGTGGTCGACATCTCGACGATCCCGAGCGCGGCCATCGAACGCGTGGAAGTCATCTCCGGTGGTGCTTCGGCGACCTATGGTGCCGATGCCATCGCGGGCGTGACCAACTTCATCCTGAAGAAGAATGTCCAGGGCCTCGAACTCGACGGCCAGGTTGGCCTGACGCAGGAAGGCGACGGGCTGGAATACCAGCTTTCGGGCATTATGGGTGCCGACTTCGATGATGGGCGCGGCAATGTCAGCATCGCCATGTCGATGAACACCCGCGAGGCCAGCTACCAGCGTGACCGGTCCTGGTATCGCGACCTGTGGGCCGATACGAGCGTGAGCGGCACCCAGTTCTTCATCGAATCCCCGGGCATTTATTTCGGCTATGCCAATCTGCCGACGGCCGTCTCGAGCATGTTCCCCAATTCGTCGCTGCCGGCCGGCGGTTATACGGCCTATACGAACACCGACGGCTCTGCCTTCGTCAACGGCTCCTGGTATAATGGCGGGGTTTACACGCCCTATTTCGAGGGCTTCAACGGCGATGTCGATGGCTATGAATACAAGGTCACCGAAGCCGGGACCATGGGCCAGAACAACACCAGTTCCTACCTTATCCTGCCGCTGACCCGTTACAATTTCTTCGCCCGCGGCAATTACGAGATCAATGACTGGATCGGCGTATTCGCACAGGGCCTCTTCAGCCATGTGAGCACTTATACACGTCAGGAACCGGGGCCGGTCACATCCGGCTGGAGCGTGGCGATTGACCCGACCACGCTGGATGCCGATCAGCTTCCGGCGGATATGTGGGAACTGCTGAACAGCCGCCCCGATCCGGATGCGCCGTTCGAACTGCGCACCATGATGCCGGAAGACCGCGAAGGCTTCACCGATGTGATGACCTATAACATGCTGGCGGGCCTTGAAGGGTCCATTCCCGGCACGGACTGGACCTGGGAAGCCTTCGTCAATCACGGCGTTTCGGTCACCTCCTCGCGCCAGACCGGCATCTATTCGCTGGAACGCCTGCGCACCGTCCTCAATTCCGGCAATTTCGGTGAGGGCTTCTCCGCCACCGGCAATTCCAAGGATGGCGGCTTCGGCGCTTCCACTGCCACTTGCACCAGCGGCCTGAACTTCTTCATCCAGCCTGAAGGCGGCTTCTCGCAGGACTGCCTCGATGCGATCAAGGCTGACCTGAAGAACCGTTCCTCGATGCGCCAGACCATCGTGGAAGCCAACCTTCAGGGCAAGCTGCTCGACCTTCCGGCTGGTGAACTGCGCGCGGCTTTGGGTGCCAGCTATCGTGAGCAGGAATATGAGTTCATCAACGATACGCTGACCAGCCAGGGCACATCGTTCCAGGATCAGGCGCTGGGCATCTATCCGAGCGCGGATTCCTACGGCTATTACGATGCCAAGGAAGTCTATGGCGAATTGCTGGTGCCGGTTCTGGCCGATCAGCCCTTTGCCAAGTCGCTGAGCCTCGAAATCGGCGGCCGTATCTCTGACTACAGCACCACCGGCACCAGCTACACCTACAAGGTGCTGGGCGACTGGGAAGTGAACGACTGGATGCGGATTCGTGGCGGCTACAACCGGGCGGAGCGTTCGCCGAATATCGGCGAGCTCTATCTGGCGTCGCAGGAAACCTTCGGCGTGAACTACGCCGGCGATCCCTGCTCGCTCGCCAACCCGCTTTCGTGGTCGGCGAACCCCGCCAATACCAATGGCAATGCCGTGCGCGCGGTCTGCGAACAGCTGATGGATCGCTCCGGCGATTCCACGGCCAAGACGCAGTATTATGCGGGCACCCAGTCGAATTCGACCTTCGGCTATGCCTGGCCGACGCTGGTGGGCAATGCTGACCTGACGACGGAAAAGTCCGATACCTGGACTGCTGGCGTGGTGTTCAACTCGCCCTTCGAAACCCCGGCGCTTTCGCGCCTGCGGCTCTCGGTGGATTGGTACGACATCTATGTGAAGGACGCGATCGCTCCGCTGACCGTAGCCGCCGCGCTCCAGCAATGTCTCGATCCGAACTATAACCCGTTGGTGCTCACCGATGCTTCGGCAGCGGCCGATACGGCCTTCTGCCAGAACATCCAGCGCAACCAGACCGGCCAGCAGGGAACGGTGTACACCACCTATACCAATAACGGTCGCTTCCGGGTTCAGGGCATCGATACCCAGCTCGACTGGGGCATGGACGTAGGCCCGGGCACGCTGTCGGCAAACGTCGTGTTCAGCTACCTGCTCAAGTACAAGAGCGCGGCGCTGCCTACCCTGCCGATGGTCGACTATGTCGGCACCTTCGGCACGACCGAGAACGGGCTGAACTCCGGTGCCTATCGCTACCGCATGCTGACCAGCCTGAACTACAGCGTCGGTAAGGTTCAGCTTGGCCTGCAGTGGCAGCACCTGCCTTCTGTGGAAGATTCTTCCGAAGCCACCATCGCGACGACCACTGTCGGCGCTCCGGCCTATGACATCTTCCATCTGAACGGCAGCTATGCCGTGGCGGATAATTTCACGATCCGCTTCGGCGTGGAAAACCTGTTTAACCGGGCACCGCCGTTGACCAACTATAACCCCGCCAACACCAGCGCTGCGACGAACGGCCTGCTGCAGGGCGGCAGCTATACGTCGACCTATTACGACACCAATGGTCGCCGCTTCTTCCTGGGTGCCAACGTCAAGTTCTGA
- the cobA gene encoding uroporphyrinogen-III C-methyltransferase — protein MTEFEQGSVWLVGAGPGDPDLLTRKAERLLREASIVFFDALVGQGVLDLIPRDTRRVAVGKRSGRHSKDQKTIDALIVEAALAGERVVRLKGGDPTIFARAAEEMLACRVHGIPVRICPGITAASAAAADLGISLTLRGMARKLVFVTAHSRAGEALDLDWAGLADPQATLAIYMGKAAAKEVSARLIAAGMPGDTPVTLVENASLPQGRSLSTRLDLLPLAAGTGLGDGPALILVGQAVAGSREIGSRMPAEAGLVPAAL, from the coding sequence ATGACTGAATTCGAACAAGGCAGTGTCTGGCTGGTGGGGGCGGGGCCGGGCGATCCGGACCTGTTGACGCGAAAGGCGGAGCGGCTGCTTCGGGAGGCAAGTATCGTCTTCTTCGATGCTCTGGTGGGGCAGGGTGTTCTCGACCTGATCCCGCGCGACACCCGGCGCGTCGCCGTGGGCAAGCGGTCCGGGCGCCATTCGAAAGACCAGAAGACGATCGACGCGCTGATCGTCGAAGCGGCGCTGGCCGGGGAGAGGGTGGTCCGGCTGAAGGGCGGCGATCCGACAATCTTCGCCCGGGCGGCGGAGGAAATGCTGGCCTGCCGCGTACATGGCATTCCGGTCCGCATCTGCCCCGGCATTACCGCAGCCAGCGCCGCAGCGGCCGATCTGGGCATTTCGCTGACTTTGCGGGGCATGGCACGCAAGCTCGTGTTCGTGACTGCCCATTCCCGTGCCGGGGAAGCGCTAGATCTCGATTGGGCAGGCCTTGCCGATCCGCAGGCGACTCTGGCGATTTACATGGGCAAGGCCGCCGCGAAGGAAGTGTCCGCTCGGCTGATCGCGGCGGGCATGCCCGGCGATACGCCGGTCACGCTGGTGGAAAATGCCAGCCTGCCACAGGGGCGCAGCCTGTCCACCAGGCTCGACCTCTTGCCGCTTGCCGCGGGCACCGGGCTGGGCGACGGCCCGGCCCTGATTCTTGTAGGTCAGGCAGTCGCCGGTAGCAGGGAGATTGGTTCCAGGATGCCAGCGGAAGCCGGCCTCGTTCCCGCAGCATTGTGA
- a CDS encoding IS630 family transposase (programmed frameshift): protein MGSAIGLRDDYDGAALRRLARASKSANQTRRLLALAEIYDGGSRTAAARIGGVGLQIVRDWVVRFNTRGPDGLLDGKAPGPRSRLNDIQRRALLEVVERGPIPAVHGVVRWRLIDLVQWLHDEFAVSLDVSTVSRELKKLGYVKLTARPRHHAQNELAAEAFKKGFAAELAKVRATLPKGTPIEIWFQDEARIGQKNKITRRWARRGTRPSAPKDQRTKSAYIFGAICPEQGKGAGLVLPFCNTEMMSLHLAEISLAVAPGAHAVVLMDQAGWHMTGKLIVPDNISIIALPAKCPELNPVENIWQFMRDNWLSNRVFTSHDNIVDHCCEAWNKLTDQPWRIMTIGRRKWARGS from the exons ATGGGTTCAGCGATCGGCTTGCGTGATGATTATGATGGCGCTGCCTTGAGGCGATTGGCGCGTGCGTCGAAGAGCGCGAACCAGACGCGGCGGCTTTTAGCCTTGGCCGAGATCTACGACGGTGGCAGCCGGACTGCGGCGGCGCGGATCGGCGGGGTGGGTCTGCAGATCGTGCGAGACTGGGTGGTCCGGTTCAATACCCGTGGCCCGGATGGCCTTCTGGATGGCAAGGCACCCGGTCCTCGATCCCGGCTCAATGATATTCAGCGCCGCGCGCTTCTGGAGGTTGTCGAGCGTGGTCCGATCCCGGCGGTGCATGGCGTCGTGCGCTGGCGGCTGATCGATCTGGTGCAGTGGCTTCATGATGAGTTTGCGGTTTCGCTCGATGTGAGCACCGTGTCGCGCGAACTGAAGAAGCTGGGCTACGTCAAGCTCACGGCTCGGCCTCGCCACCATGCCCAGAACGAACTCGCCGCGGAGGCCTTCAAAAAG GGTTTTGCCGCCGAGCTGGCAAAGGTCAGAGCAACCCTCCCCAAGGGCACGCCCATAGAGATATGGTTCCAGGACGAAGCGCGGATCGGCCAAAAGAACAAGATCACGCGGCGCTGGGCCAGACGCGGGACCCGGCCATCAGCGCCCAAGGATCAGCGGACGAAATCGGCCTACATCTTCGGCGCGATCTGCCCCGAGCAGGGCAAGGGTGCCGGCCTTGTTCTGCCCTTCTGCAATACAGAGATGATGTCCCTGCATCTTGCCGAAATCTCCCTCGCCGTCGCCCCCGGCGCTCACGCGGTCGTGCTGATGGATCAGGCCGGTTGGCACATGACCGGAAAGCTCATCGTGCCCGACAACATCAGCATCATCGCGCTGCCAGCCAAGTGCCCAGAGCTCAACCCCGTCGAGAACATCTGGCAGTTTATGCGCGACAACTGGCTCTCCAACCGCGTGTTCACCTCCCACGATAACATCGTCGATCACTGCTGCGAGGCGTGGAACAAGCTCACCGATCAGCCATGGCGCATCATGACCATCGGCCGCCGCAAATGGGCCCGTGGGTCATGA